A region of Mugil cephalus isolate CIBA_MC_2020 chromosome 3, CIBA_Mcephalus_1.1, whole genome shotgun sequence DNA encodes the following proteins:
- the tex9 gene encoding testis-expressed protein 9 isoform X1, whose product MKIYLKCFLTAAVLCAHNLVLLCNRNRVASLGVIMAGRSSDKKLVTVVPQVKKRPSSTSKTERSKKVELRPQAKSASGPSQKLTDDLFAKEEQYKQINAELEAKTTEIVRQAEQLMREQSDVLSKPLSKVLLTDTEDEEDSRMTKHHYGSVQEAGVKVATKKRVTSTSQKMRTAKQGKETLDVSHVEDFAAVEDSAELFLAKTIRSMEEKMNDAAAHENVVDDLSNIGENVGSGIADAQIRVLKAKLRIMQEELDQITCEYYKKDDENVKLSAKIKELEEERARLQRTTSVQQTQIEKHRALAEESTKKCDGLQLQVSGLHKEIENLNRAHKQAAAVHGTVEVRLNRALEEVEKLKTQLNKMKQVNKDKISEEHQSKENLLAENKMLKKQKAELIVGFKKQLKLIDILKRQKMHFEAAKLLSFTEEEFMNALDWGKT is encoded by the exons atgaaaatctacTTAAAATGTTTCTTAACGGCTGCCGTACTATGCGCGCACAATTTGGTGTTGCTATGCAACCGCAACCGCGTCGCCTCGTTGGGTGTCATCATGGCTGGAAGAAGTTCTGATAAAAAGCTCGTCACCGTCGTTCCGCAg GTGAAGAAACGCCCGTCCTCCACCAGTAAGACTGAGAGGTCCAAGAAGGTTGAATTAAGGCCACAGGCAAAATCTGCCAGTGGTCCATCACAGAAGCTCACAGACGACCTTTTTGCTAAAGAAGAGCAATACAA ACAAATAAATGCAGAGTTGGAAGCCAAAACAACAGAGATAGTGAGGCAGGCAGAACAACTTATG AGAGAACAGAGTGATGTTCTGTCAAAGCCCTTATCGAAGGTCCTGCTCACAGATactgaagatgaagaagattcCAG GATGACAAAGCATCACTATGGCTCTGTGCAGGAAGCTGGTGTGAAG GTGGCGACCAAAAAAAGAGTCACATCAACATCACAAAAGATGCGCACTGCAAAACAGGGAAAGGA AACCTTAGATGTGTCTCACGTGGAAGATTTTGCAGCCGTTGAAGATTCAGCTGAGCTTTTCTTGGCAAAAACGATCCGTAGcatggaggagaagatgaacgATGCTGCTGCTCATGaaaatgttgtggatgatcTGTCTAATATTGGAGAAAATGTAGGATCAG GCATTGCTGATGCTCAAATACGAGTTCTCAAGGCAAAACTGCGAATTATGCAAGAGGAACTGGATCAAATAACCTGTGAATACTATAAGAAG GATGATGAAAATGTGAAGCTTAGTGCAAAAATTAAGGAACTTGAGGAGGAACGAGCCAGACTGCAGAGGACCACGAGCGTCCAGCAAACGCAGATTGAGAAGCACAGAGCTTTAGCTGAAGAGTCCACCAAGAAATGTGATGGTCTTCAGCTGCAAGTGTCTGGTTTGCACAAG GAAATAGAAAATCTGAATAGAGCTcacaaacaagcagcagctgTCCACGGCACTGTGGAGGTTCGCTTAAACAGAgctctggaggaggtggaaaagCTGAAGACTCAACTGAACAAGATGAAGCAGGTGAACAAG GACAAGATAAGTGAGGAGCACCAGAGCAAAGAAAATCTACTtgctgaaaacaaaatgctaaaaaaacagaaagctgaACTCATTGTGGGTTTCAAGAAACAACTCAAGCTCATTGACATCCTCAAAAGACAAAAG atgcACTTTGAAGCTGCCAAGCTCTTGTCCTTCACAGAAGAGGAGTTCATGAATGCTCTAGACTGGGGGAAGACATAA
- the tex9 gene encoding testis-expressed protein 9 isoform X2: MGFLYMCMVKKRPSSTSKTERSKKVELRPQAKSASGPSQKLTDDLFAKEEQYKQINAELEAKTTEIVRQAEQLMREQSDVLSKPLSKVLLTDTEDEEDSRMTKHHYGSVQEAGVKVATKKRVTSTSQKMRTAKQGKETLDVSHVEDFAAVEDSAELFLAKTIRSMEEKMNDAAAHENVVDDLSNIGENVGSGIADAQIRVLKAKLRIMQEELDQITCEYYKKDDENVKLSAKIKELEEERARLQRTTSVQQTQIEKHRALAEESTKKCDGLQLQVSGLHKEIENLNRAHKQAAAVHGTVEVRLNRALEEVEKLKTQLNKMKQVNKDKISEEHQSKENLLAENKMLKKQKAELIVGFKKQLKLIDILKRQKMHFEAAKLLSFTEEEFMNALDWGKT, encoded by the exons GTGAAGAAACGCCCGTCCTCCACCAGTAAGACTGAGAGGTCCAAGAAGGTTGAATTAAGGCCACAGGCAAAATCTGCCAGTGGTCCATCACAGAAGCTCACAGACGACCTTTTTGCTAAAGAAGAGCAATACAA ACAAATAAATGCAGAGTTGGAAGCCAAAACAACAGAGATAGTGAGGCAGGCAGAACAACTTATG AGAGAACAGAGTGATGTTCTGTCAAAGCCCTTATCGAAGGTCCTGCTCACAGATactgaagatgaagaagattcCAG GATGACAAAGCATCACTATGGCTCTGTGCAGGAAGCTGGTGTGAAG GTGGCGACCAAAAAAAGAGTCACATCAACATCACAAAAGATGCGCACTGCAAAACAGGGAAAGGA AACCTTAGATGTGTCTCACGTGGAAGATTTTGCAGCCGTTGAAGATTCAGCTGAGCTTTTCTTGGCAAAAACGATCCGTAGcatggaggagaagatgaacgATGCTGCTGCTCATGaaaatgttgtggatgatcTGTCTAATATTGGAGAAAATGTAGGATCAG GCATTGCTGATGCTCAAATACGAGTTCTCAAGGCAAAACTGCGAATTATGCAAGAGGAACTGGATCAAATAACCTGTGAATACTATAAGAAG GATGATGAAAATGTGAAGCTTAGTGCAAAAATTAAGGAACTTGAGGAGGAACGAGCCAGACTGCAGAGGACCACGAGCGTCCAGCAAACGCAGATTGAGAAGCACAGAGCTTTAGCTGAAGAGTCCACCAAGAAATGTGATGGTCTTCAGCTGCAAGTGTCTGGTTTGCACAAG GAAATAGAAAATCTGAATAGAGCTcacaaacaagcagcagctgTCCACGGCACTGTGGAGGTTCGCTTAAACAGAgctctggaggaggtggaaaagCTGAAGACTCAACTGAACAAGATGAAGCAGGTGAACAAG GACAAGATAAGTGAGGAGCACCAGAGCAAAGAAAATCTACTtgctgaaaacaaaatgctaaaaaaacagaaagctgaACTCATTGTGGGTTTCAAGAAACAACTCAAGCTCATTGACATCCTCAAAAGACAAAAG atgcACTTTGAAGCTGCCAAGCTCTTGTCCTTCACAGAAGAGGAGTTCATGAATGCTCTAGACTGGGGGAAGACATAA